TTGCTTGACTGACAGCTGAAGAAGCCGCCGAACGGTACGGAATATTTGTTGGCGAGTTCGTAGTCCTTACTCACGCAGATCACTTGTCCGTCGGAGAGAAACTTTAGCGGAAGAAACTTTGACGGGCACGTTTTTGCGTTGGTGATGGGGTTCACTTGGGAGGGGTTGTAAACCCCTCCAAACAGATACCCGGAGTTCTCCGGGGCGTTGCCGTTAACCGAACACCAGAAGGTGTTTATATGAGCCGAACGTACATAAGTCTTGTCCTGACACACTTGGCGATGGCAGTGGGACAGGTGAAAGACCCCACATCGATATTTCTCATCGTGACATTCATACACGGTGTACGCTTGCTGTCTCACTTCTGATCTCAGTAAAGTGGCCGAGTACGGCGGTTGACAGGAAAACGCTCCGGTATCGGGATTTTTCTGAGCCAACGCATCACACAGCGGTTCTGTGTTTCGGGAGATGGGAATACACTCCTGGTAGATACCACCGAAAGTGAGATTTGTAGCGGGGCCCTCGCAGGAATCGTCGTCTATATTGGCTTGGAAGTTGAAATTCTGGGAGCCGACGTCAACGCAGCCGGGGCGAGTATTAACTTTGTAGTAGCGTTCGATGGCTTTACCGACCGATTTAGCCACCTTGTCAACAGTCGGCTGTGGCAAGTCGGGGAAAGCGTTTTCGTTTATGAAGTAGTGCAGAGCTAATCCTAAGCGGTCAATAGCGACCAAGTTATTTCTGGTGCTTTCCTGCCATTTCTGCAAAGTGATACCCGGATAGAAAGATGCTCCGCCGTGACTTTGAATAAgagaatattgaatatttgacTGATACGCTTGAAGCGATGAGCTCTGTTGGGTGTTTTGGCTGCTTATGTCGAACTTGATTTTATCGTAAAAGTTCAGACCAGCTAACGCTTTTACGCTAGAAGCTTCCGAGACTCCATTCGACACATATGAGGAACGGAGGTAGTCCTCCTGCACCAAAGTCGCACCGGCGTCAACACTCGTGATGACATGCGTCCCGTAGTCCAGGACCATCTTCTCAGAGAGATAGTCTGCAGTTCGGGTTTGGTTGTTTTCTATTGCATCAGCTATTTCCCTGGCTTGCTGAGCAAAACGTGAGTCGAGGTTGAAATCCGGAAAAGCCTTAATGGTGTAGATGTGATTCCGAACCTTAAAGTCACGGAAAAgcataaatttacaataacaaaaacaagtctATAATCTGTGTTATTTTACAAAGTCTTACCTGCACTCTGGTTGCGtttgaagagtcttgaacctgATGGATCTTCACTCTCTGGTTCTCAGATGAGTATTTCCCATTCAGCATCGAGAAAAAAGAAGCTTCGGCGTTTATGCCGCGAGCCGTCGAGCTTTGCTGAAACTGCCAGGAGCTGATTATCTCAGAGTTGGTCTCCACTCCCGTTTCTTTGTGTGGTACAACAAAAACCTCATCCGGAATGAGATAGAGCCCATCTTCTGTGGTCTGGCAATGAAAGTAGCTGAGATTCATGACCCGACCCATATCGATGTTGCGTAGGTTATCCCAGCCGCCGCCTGGTAGCACTTCTAAGGCTGTGATGGAGAGGTTGGCGGAGGCTCGACATTGTCTCAACCAGTTGCCGGGACGGCTAACCGGAATAGATAAACAAAGATGAAGAGACAGCACCAGGAGAGTCACCGGTGCCTTCATTTTGTGTCTGAATTCAAGAGTTCCTCCCGTTCTATTTATCATATCCCAAAAGGGGAAGTTCTTATTGTGGAAACTTGtgcttgggattttttttttttttctttaaagtcCAATATAGTTTTAACACTACACATTCAGATTATGTGACCATTCTGGAATAACAATGAGTATAAAAGGTATTTAATCCAAAGTTTATTAAGGAAGCATTCATTACAAATGACTTCCTTTTACCTCTAAAAGCAGAAGTGAAAGTAAAGTGTGAAAGAACAGGAAGCATGTCAGCACGTCACGCAGGTGTCACGTGTGTTTTCTTACCACCAGGCCAAACCATAGAAATTCCCCAAACTAGCCCAGACCTGAATGTGAAAGCCAACATTGCATAAAGGTACCACAACatgcaatcattcattcattcattcatcattgctggagcctatcccagcaaagatattaatatatttgacaCCAAAGATGTGTGTAACCTGAAAGTGCTCAGTCAAAAATGTTGCTTCCGTTATCCTGACAATTCAATCTTCCAGGCCAGGAATTCCCCCACTAGATGGCGATATTTAACCGCTAAGATGCGTCATCCAATGTTTCATCCAACATTcagtgtaaatcaggggtctcaaacacgcggcccgcgggccaaatttggcgcgcaggacgctactttgaggcccccgcctttgatatgaaagtttaatgttagtgcgtccccgcgcaagtttgatatggatgctgtatggtatcatgtacccagaaaaaattattacgttttattaatgttcatgttaaaggttaaataactgttaatagttatcctccttatccgtgtggaagtggtaagttttttttttggctatttaagttgaaaggaaataacttgaaggctaccgtttaggtcgctagctctctagtttgcgagttagcatgtgtctcgagaccctgcagttgcgcaatatgttgtaaataaaaaagagtataaatgtgactatagtcgtgttttgtcatgtctacagggctctaataatgctttgttcattttaatatgaaaaaaataatttgtctattccaggggtgggcaaactttttgattcgtgggccgtgttgagttaacaaaattgtccgggggggccagaatatatatttcacacatactattttacgcttataattctaacagtccacatttgaattttattttaagtgtcatactatcagttATATGTTCTcaattccctttttttcaggagcactttaaacatcaaacatcaacaatttgccaaattgaattttacattaaaaaaaaaaatactgaataagacaaccgacatgcaagtcatgttgccagcttggaTGTTAAAGGAATAATACTGGCgagccggattcaaacgcttggcgggccacatgtggcccccgggccgcagtttgcccacccctggtctatacccaccaactatatgtggttttgtaagtttttattatttgctgttttattattattatta
This DNA window, taken from Doryrhamphus excisus isolate RoL2022-K1 chromosome 4, RoL_Dexc_1.0, whole genome shotgun sequence, encodes the following:
- the mpeg1.1 gene encoding macrophage expressed 1, tandem duplicate 1; amino-acid sequence: MKAPVTLLVLSLHLCLSIPVSRPGNWLRQCRASANLSITALEVLPGGGWDNLRNIDMGRVMNLSYFHCQTTEDGLYLIPDEVFVVPHKETGVETNSEIISSWQFQQSSTARGINAEASFFSMLNGKYSSENQRVKIHQVQDSSNATRVQVRNHIYTIKAFPDFNLDSRFAQQAREIADAIENNQTRTADYLSEKMVLDYGTHVITSVDAGATLVQEDYLRSSYVSNGVSEASSVKALAGLNFYDKIKFDISSQNTQQSSSLQAYQSNIQYSLIQSHGGASFYPGITLQKWQESTRNNLVAIDRLGLALHYFINENAFPDLPQPTVDKVAKSVGKAIERYYKVNTRPGCVDVGSQNFNFQANIDDDSCEGPATNLTFGGIYQECIPISRNTEPLCDALAQKNPDTGAFSCQPPYSATLLRSEVRQQAYTVYECHDEKYRCGVFHLSHCHRQVCQDKTYVRSAHINTFWCSVNGNAPENSGYLFGGVYNPSQVNPITNAKTCPSKFLPLKFLSDGQVICVSKDYELANKYSVPFGGFFSCQSSNPMSGQQRRCPSKFSQHLAAVSDGCEVLYCVQSGRFTGGQLLPIILPPFTRAPLVSFQATNTVMVMTEGEKSWVRVGQTKTWKLAKQEDFQKIFKSLNSDQSEMSGGEKAGVAFGVMGMMALVLVGVVFLVKRR